Below is a genomic region from Phragmites australis chromosome 20, lpPhrAust1.1, whole genome shotgun sequence.
TCATTGGACATTATTGAATGACTTATTCCAGGACTGCTATTTTCTGGTTCTTGAGATGTTTGGTTTATATCTTCTCCACTTGAGGCATTGTCCATACTCTCCCTCATATGAGATTCTGTCTCATCCACAGAAGGTCCATCATCATTTCCGTCTGGATTTTCGCCTTTCTCAGAGTCATGTTTCTCAAACTGATCAATCATATTTTCAAGAACCCCAAATACACTGTTGACAGCCATTTGAGTAGAGTCATCAAATCCAGTTAATGCATCTAATGCATGGGTGACAGTAACCGGGGGAGGTTTAGATTCTTCTGTTTTAGAGACTTGCATGCTTTGATCATTCACATTATTAGCAGCCTTATCTTCACTTGTGCGTACTGTGTCACTTTCCTTTTCTATTGCAGGGGATTGTGGATTCTGGTCTGCTGTAGCATCTGTTGGTTGCCCTCTTTCTCTAGGAGTCCCATTTGAGTTGGCCACTGATTGATCATCAAGAACTTGCTTTGGGGTTGTTTCATTGCCATGTTCTGTTCTATGCTCCTCTTCACTGCTATCACTTATTCCTGAgtttgatttctctgatttaTTGGGTTGTTGTTCGCTTCCCATTTCTGTTGCAGTTCCAACATGTCCAGAAGTTTGGGAAGGCTTTCCTTGTGACGACTCGATGCTTTCTCCAGGACTATTGTCATTTGTCATGTTACTATCTTTCTGGTCCCCCTCACCATTGGTTGCAGAACTCCTGTTCTGATCAACCATTTTATAATCCTTAAGCCCACTTTCGTTATCTGAATCTTTGAGCTTTTCCTGGGCCACTGTCTTGGTGGTGGTTGATCTTACATTGTTCCAGCCAAGTCGCTTCAATGCATCTAAACCGAAATTTTGTCGTTTGGAATGTAAAATTTCAGTCACAAACGTTGTAAGTTTTCCACGCACATCTCCAGGTACTGCTTCTTCTAGAGCTTTCACAAGAGTTTCACCTTGCTCCACCGCTACCAGAACCTTataacaagaaagaaaaaaatgtaagCAGCTTGATATGTCACGAGACTCTAGCAAGAAATTCTTGTACCGTCCCCAGAAACAAACAACCATACTTCTAGTTTTTAAAACCAAAATTGTATGCTTATCAGAAACATTCACTCTTTGTATGAAAAACTCATTCCATGTATCGAAAACATAGCATAAAAGACAAAAAGAGTAAAAGAAACTACATTAAGTTAAATGACTTGACAGTATGCTTAACAattaatttatgaaaatagtGTAAAGCCTAGATGAAAAATACAGCAAACTTAGAAGCTAGTCCAATCCCCTTCCTTTAGGACTGAGGGATGAGTAGATTTTAAATCTTCAGGACAATGCAGATATGAACTGCACAGCAGCGAAAATTTACTATGTCTGGCCTACCTCCTTCTTCTGATCATCATCGAGAGTACCAGGCATTGTAGCATCTAGCATGTTTATCACAAGGCTTGCTGATTGTAGCACTTGACCTTTTTCAACATCTTCAGAACTCTCTCCTGACTCTTCATCTGGATCTCTATTTTCCCTGTCTATATCACTATTATTGTTCAACTGCCCGTTTTCTTTGTTTTGAGCACCAGAATACACTTTTGCAGAATCTACAAGCAGCCCATTTACTCCATGGGGAGCATTATTATACAAAATAAGCTCAGATTGCTGACGAAAACTGTTTCTTTTTGGAGCTTTCCTATCATCTGCTTGAGGTTCAACAAATGCCAGACCTTTGGATGGGTTAATAGTGATGTCCACATCTTTGATAAGTGGATGACGACCCTTCAGAAGAGCAAACTCCACTGCTAACAACCACTGCATAAATCCAAATATCAATTTAGTGCGCCAGATGAAAATGCACACATCATGGGAGAAGCACTTGCAGTAGAGATCCATAAAAATGTTAAATTCTATGGTTGGGACACTGCAAGTAACAGTGTTCATTATAATCGGTCATGAATACTATAACATCTGGTTGACCAAAAAAACCAGGAGGACTGGTTATGCGCAtgatgagagagagggagggaggggaggggggggggagagaggtATGGGTATACATCAATCTTCTGTATGGAAATGTTGGTATCGTTCaacaaatttatttatttagaatggatactataaaaaaattatcttgatGAAACTTTTGTGCAGAAATCTTGTTAAGGACGCAAAAATATACATGTCTATTGCTTGAAGTTGTACAATAATGTTTCCATTGGGAGTCCTAAAGGAAATAAATAAAACAATGTTACCTCTAAGGCAAGATTCTGGCACCTTAACACAGTGTATCTCTGAAAGGTGAAGATAGTGGAATGTAGACAAGAACAAAGGAGAAGACTTGTAAAAGGATTTTCTGATATTGAACTGCGGGGTACTGAAAAAAGTGGAGCAGTCCCATCATCACTCTGCAACACAGCATGTCCCTAAATTAGATAATTAAAAAGATGGTGTTGACAATGCATGCACTAGATTTCAGTATAATGTTGAGAGTTAGTTAACCTTTTGATATTCTGGCATACAAATTAATATGATGATATAAATAGCAAGTTAACTAAGGTCTGCAATTGCTTATATTACCGATAATTCAGAACTATACCTGCATAAATAATAGAGGTATTTTCACACGGGCAACTGATAGCCTTGTGCTATTTTCAGAATAAAAGTCTTCAAGGGTATCAAACCCATGGGAAACCATGGATATTGCTCCATCAAAGTCACGCAAACAACTGGCTGACAAAGCCTTTTGAACATTGAAGTCTTTAGCTTTACCTTGAAAGAGTTCCTGAAAGAATAAACATCAATTGTTGGGCTAAATGCACTTCCAGGGAAAAGGCTTAAAATACTTGTGGTAATGCCAAATTGTAGAGATCACCACAAGAGCAGTGGTTGGTTAAGTTATTCAACTTGTACAGCTTACACCCATGTTCTATTTATAGGAATGCTAAAGTGAGACGCTATTACGGCTACCTACTACAATGGACTTTCACTTGTTCTGTGGATTGATATATGCACATGCCCACCCGAGAGATTGTGAGCATATGGACAAACGAAAGCACATGGCAGAAGGGGGACGAAAATTTTGGGAGAGCACTAGGGATCACAACCTTGTTAGCACGCAGAATATTGACCAAGCCTGCTGTGAACTTTTGATCGAGAGCTATATGATGAGGAAAAGattttgttgcttcttgtaGGTCAAAAGGGTTGTCAATACAAGCAGCCGCAGTAAGAGGAGTAGATTCTCCAACTTCCACGAGGTACTTTGTCAGCATATTTGCACCATATCCCCATCCAACACCCATTAGTGTTGTCCAAGGTCTCTTACTGTTTATAAAGCGTACTGCTGTGCAAACATCATCACTGTCAGCTGCTGTAAATAACCTACATAAGCAGGTAGTTTAGAAGCCCTACAATTTAGAACAGATATCCATCACTACCGCAGCATAAAACTTATGTACAAGCATAATGGGGTACACTAATACAATGAAGTTATAAATATGACGGGTGCATTAATACAACAGTTTTAGAGTGCATGACTGATCACAAATAGAGTCCATGATGTTCCGAATTTCCAAGAATTCTGGGTATCAGAAATCTCAACAGTGATTGCTAATGGCTCAGTAGGATAATAGGTAAGAAGCTAACACTTTGGTCGATGAAATTACCTGAATTTGGCAGTTGTTGTTTTCCAGTGATGCCTTGTTACATATCAGTACTTACAATCACTAGGctgtataaaaaatatttgtctagACTGTTTGTAATCTAGCTTGAGAATAGGCAACAGTTATAGTACTATATTGTGGCATACTTGAGTTTGCATTGAGCATACATAAGCAATGCCTGATGTTAGGGTCTAACAATCACAAGCAACAAAAATTGAGAAGTTTAAAGTGAATACTATATATCAAGCAATGAACAACTTGCAAGGTTCTAGTTCTGGTAGTAAGCAACTACTTGTGACAGGTAATGATTTACTCCAACGCTTCAATATTAACTAGGGAAACAATTAAGCATCCCAAATGAGCAGAATTTCACCTTGGCGTAGTGATAGGTGAACCGCCACACCCTCTAGGATTCATCACAATGGGGAAGTACCCATTCTTGAGCGCATCCACCAGGAACATCTTGACGCTCCTCTCCATGCTCCCCTCAGGCGTTCCAGGCACGAGAAGTACCGTCGAATCCAGCCCATGCTCCTTATCCAAGTCCAAATTGTCGGGCCAATCGAGCGCGATCACCCCACCGTCCTCCAGGGCGATGCAAATCCTCTGGTAGGATATGTCACAGGCGCCGTCCCCGCAAGGCGCCGCGGGGATGCGGCCGCAGCTCAGGTTCACGTAATGCCGCTCCTCGGTGAGCAGCCTCTCGTTGACGCCGTCGAACAGCACGCCCCCGTCCTCGAACGACACGGACGGGCACCGCAGCAGCACGCACCGGTTGAACGGCGTCGGACTGGTGAAGAGGATCCACTCCCCCGCGACATCCCCGCACGCGTTGTAGTCCTCCGGGTCGGGGAACGGCGGTGGAAGGCTGCTCCGGGATGAGGAGAAGGACGAccaggaagagaaggaggaagcgacggcggccgcggcggcgaccgCGGCGGGCCCGACGAGCGcaagggaggaggggaggctGGCGACGAAGTCGgagagggaggcgtgggggacGGGGCGGTGCGGGCGGTTGTGgcgatgccgccgccgccgctggcgctggcggaggacgaggaggaacGGGGTGGGGgtgggcgcgggcgcggcgccTTGGCCAGGGAGgtgcggaggaggaggccgggaggAGAGAAGCATCAGCGGAGGCGGCTGCGGCGTGGGCCCCACGCTTCCGGAAGCCTCCGGAGTGGGgacgcagcggcggcggcggcgagggaagTGGTGGTGGAGGGGAGACGCGGAGCGGATTGGGAAAAGGGAAACGGGACGTCGACGGTGACCAAGGCTATCGCGGCTTTTCGAGCGAAAAGCTCCCGCAGTTCGTTGTCGTAGCATCGGTGGGCCCACATCCCTGTGACCGACGGGTGGAACGCCTGCCAGCGAGGGAGCCAAGTGTACGGCGTGGGTggcgcgggggaggcggcgtggGGAGCCGGGCCCACGTGGCGGGAGGAGGACCGTTTTGGCGGGCATGCAGGACAACGGGAGGAAAGGAACTCCTGCCACGATCCTCACTCGAATCAAATCAAGTATCCAAATCACTCGACACACAGAATCACCTCTAGCTCAGTGACACATCTATTGGCCACCAAGTCAATCACACTAAAAAGAGATACTTCCTCTGCCTCAGTTTACTCATCACTGTTTTTATTATAGCAAATTTGACTAAACgtttttttctaaaatgatTTATAGATATAAGTTTACTAAactttttttctaaaatgatTTATAGATATAAGTTTCACGATAAATTTAATAATATAAAcgttttaagtatttataatttttttagaaaaacgcATGATCAAATTTGCTACAATAAAAGACAGTGACAAATAAACTGAAATGGAGTAGTAAAGTTTGTAGTAGCAACACATAAGGATTCCCTTCATGTTTCCCTTCAGGGTTTAGATTTTCATCGTGAAaagattttcgtttccttcagcaCTCCAACAGTTTCACTTCACGGTtctcgtcacgaagggattcccaaggtcattcccttcaggacaggattctctctcatttcccttcgcgattcccctcgaaagaaagctgttggagatgagagaaaataaagggaatgagaacgaaAAAGGGAAtcaggaaagaaataaaatgaaaggaatatggttgaagatggtctaaggGGAAGAAGCTAGCTACTGGTAGGAGACtgggatgagagagagagagagagcagtagGGGATTGGGGGATCAATCATCAAAGAAATTTAATAGAGGGAGGAGTTcctgaggaagaagaagatgacttgTTTATTTTTATCGATGAGCTGGCCGCTCGGTGCTTACGTCTTTTTTAGACTTGTCCTTGAGTGTATGGCCCCACTTAACAGTCGGATGCGTTGTACGTGACAAGTTCCAAGTGTAGCATGGTGCCGGGGTGTGACGTGGCTCCCCACTTCGAAGGCCCTATCtttgaagaaatttttttatcaatattgtTGCAGAGGATTGCTGTAGGGTGTGTTTATTTGCTTGCATACATATGGCTCACTATGGCCATAGGATGCAAGCAATAGGTGTTTAGTTGTTTGTATGTTACTATGAGTTCGACTCTCGGGATGTAAATGTATTCACTTAGCCTGGCTCTATACAAATGTGAAATTTGGACATTTCTGTagatccagactcgctggatGCAGCATGGTGCCTAGCTAATGATGTTATTAGTGTGTGATTAGTACATATTAAATGATATTAGTGTATTTCAAAGAATATTAAGGTTTAGTAAAATAAACTAAGGACTATAATAGTACAATGATATAAAATAAATGTCATGGTAACACTTGTTTGTATATTTTATCTCATACAATATGTTTTTGTACGAGCAACCAAACAACATCTATTTTCAACCAAGCTGAACAGATATAtgcaactaaaaaaattactactACATACACTTAGCCTAGCTGAGATGAGCTGACTCACAGATACGGACCAGACTCAAGCATGCAAGCAACCAAACCCACCCCTAGTTGTCTCGTGGCCCTCAGCGAAGCAACAACTCATTCACTTCatgcaagtttttctttcacAACGTGCTAAGCATGTGCTTCATTCATTTATAAATAAATGTTGTGTTGACATATGCATGATCCTCAAAATGCACCTTTGACTACTACCTTTTTTGTATAATATGTTTATAGAATATAGCAAAGCTATACtattatgaaactattttttagacaaatctatttgtatcattttcaaatatctaaACTCAATATAAAAAGAGTAATTTGTAGTCAAAGTTTGAAAATATTGACTGCACgtaaaaaaaaacacttatTTATGACTTAAAGAGTATTTATTACAACGACCCACCAAACATACTCGCTAGGGACTAAAGCGACCAACACAACGTTGAAACAAGCTAAGCAACTAAACATGCACACAACGCTACCAAAGCGAAGTACAAACCGTCCACACGACACCCTGAAGTTATGACCTAGAACAGGCTTGACGATGAAGAGGATCACCAAAGCACGAGatagggaagagagagagaagctacAGCAAGGCGAACCACAAGCTTTACCTAGTTGAAGAACCCCGACAAGTCAACAAGCACacatcacaagcaagcaaacagCTTTTGAATGAGGCTGGGTAGCATCCTGACTAAATGACAACAATATGTGGCTCACAGACAACCGCTCCAACTCCACGTCTCCTCATGAAGTGGCAAGAACCATAAGAGTCAGAGGCGACTCAGAATCTATCTGACAAGAGGTTGACGAAGACTCATCAGACTGTGTGGAGGTGGAACATCTCCCCGCGCACCAAGTACTATGCTCTCGCTGCACAACATCTGGTGTCATAGTCCACAAGACACTCCCGCCGCTTGGCCCAATCCTCGTAAAACACTAACCTAGTGTGGAGAAAAAAGGTGGGATGTGATGTAGCTGTATCTATGCACGAGAATAATTGATCAATCTGATCTACAGTCACATACTTGAACTCAATGACATATGTGACCATCGAGAAAGAGCCCCGCACCTCCTTCTTTACGCTCCTTTCGCACTTGTCGCACCATGTGGTGCTGAGTGAGCGCttaacactactacaaaactagtCAAAAGTAGCGGCACATCAgtgcatcagtgccggtttgtagcACGAACCGacactatcagtgtcagttctagtcacaaccggcactgatagttcatctggatctaaaattttaataaattcTAATTTTGGCTCTACCAAATGTCCGGCTCCAATtattagtaccggttctagtcacaaccggcactaatagtctcTGTGGATCCGAAATATTGTTTCAATCTGATTTTGGCTCAATGAAGTCCGGCTCATCTAGATATTTTTCTCAGCTCAAGTCTggcagtctctctctctctctctctctctctctctctctctctctctctctctctctctctctctctctctctctctctctctctctctctctcgttcccCACCGCCCCTCTCAGATCTTgatctctcctctctttctcgcACTTTGTCCCATTGGCCTCCTCCCCTTCcaatctccttctccttcccatCACCGACCCCtccccaccggcctcctcccctccccatccCTCATCGCCGGTTATCGCGTGGGGCGGCAGGATTTGGCTCATGGGAGGTGGGATCTGGCTCAGGGGTGGCGGGATCTGGCTCGAGAGCAGCAGGATCCGGGCGCAGAGGTTGGAGGTCCAGGCCGCGTCGGGCGTCCGTCGTGCTGAGGTTAGTGGCACAGGTCGTTTAGCTTGTGATAATTGCGCataattaaatataaataatttagGGATGAATCCACTTCTAAAAAATCATTTTAGTTAATCTCTACTTAGGAAAAATAACGGTGGACATGTCAAGTGCTCCCTTAACGTGAAGTTAGTTTTGTTGCGCTCTCTTTTTATTAAATGAACTTTTGGGTAGCACCTTGTTAATTCATTTGTACCATGAGCATATGTGCTTCAGTTCAAGTGAATCTTGTTGCATTATGATATTTACTCAGTACCACATCCCCCATTAAATTTTCATGGCATTTAGGTGCATTTCTCATAGCATTTCATCACATTGATTGTGATGCACCGTTCTTTCTTTTAGTAATCGACGAATCAGAGAGCGATGGAGCACCAAGGCAAGCTTCTAAGAATATTTCACcttataatttggatcatgtaGAGTCGAGattgataagttatcgctttatgtatgttgtgcatgtttaGCAAATCTGTGTTGGGAATCAGGTATCacctatcttgttgcatttatccctatcttgttattgatgatctcaatccTTGTAGCATGGGTCTAaccatgttaatgtctaacttaaaactATCCAAAATGCTTAGAATGCAtaggtcttcggtagaagtcgagcgatggttcgGTTCGGCCATCATTCTTGAGTTTAGGTCTTATTTATTGTTTCACAAAGATATGATGatgttggtttgtatgagttctgaagatgagacgagatgtgggcagtgctaggggtaggtcaggagagtaACCCCAATGCCATAGATCgtttgcatcgattaagcaccgttcGTTATTgcaattggctttagcacttgtccgtactaccacatatacgtatatgggacggatgagccgaataccttatgttGCTGTGACTTTTTGGCATGCGAGTCTATagtgttgtgggcataataggtttgtagaggtatctagtttacttggggagtagttctagatgacctccGCATCTATAGACACATGTTCAAACAGTTAGGGTTTATTTGGGAATGGTTGTCACGTGAATCCTTGCTTGCAACTTACGGGTTGTACAGAGGGTGATCTCGTGTtttgtgggtaaagatgtatccccctgcagagtgtaatatcaattcgaattgtcgcgctctcggtcatgagcatgcttttgtccatttgcatcagtcGTAGCGCTCCGATGTAGGAAGTGGTTGTGACGGTTGATGTTAGTTATGAGATGGTTTCATGTACAATTATGTTTATGATGTTGATCCCTGGATAGGAGGGCATAGTTGGTTAAGTTGTAGGTGCTCACATACTTGTGTAAAAACTGCTTTGCATATgaattcacttaaccttatggccgattcattgctaattcatccaaatgtatTGTCCTttgagtcgggttattatatgtaccaaatatgaattaagtcttgcgagtaccttcgtgcTCACACTGCTTGTTTGCTTTACAGGTGGAGTCAGGTGCCGGCTACTTCAATCCCATCGAGAGCGGTGTAGTGGCGAGCAGTCGCTATACTACTTCTAAccccggtcggttgccttgtgggcaaTGGCGCCACCGGTCTTTATTTTCATTAGATGTTTTCCGCTGTGATTTATGTATATTTATGCTAGATAACACTTGGCTTTGTTTAGTTCATCAACTTGTAATCACTTGTAATCTTATACAATCGCGATGTTGTAATATACATGTTGGTAGAGATATGTGTGGATAATAGCTTTCCTGCGAATTATCAAAACACACATATCGGGACTGCTGGGATTGGATTCATTTTAATCTTTAGTGGCTACAATTGTTGTTGTGAGATGTGGGTAAGCACATGACGCGTCGAGAGACAGACgcgtgctagctctcatcttattaaatgatcatcctaatgattaatttgaattaaTTTGGACGAGTCCTCACAATTAAGGCTTGCGAGCTTCCGCAACCTCTtcagggccttcttctccgtaggTATGCCATCATCATCGATTTCCGTGATAGTAATCTTATCCGTTGGCCACTTTGCTTGTGTCCTTAGCCTTCATATTGTTGCTTCACTGGGACTTGGTTGCGCAGAAGTTTGACTGGGAGCTTGTCCTTCGTCAGAGGATCTCGATGAAGACTTGTTGGCAGATATCTAATAGATACGAATATGTAGATATAATTGTATTAgtattagtaactatattcacttttaggatttttctataaaaatatgatatatttcttatataagagaaaggacaatgatgtcacctagagggggtgtGAATAGGATTTTTGCAAAACTTCATCCCCTTTTAATAATTAGTCcaaacttgcagcggaaataaaactaacagatttttcacaactgaaaatcctaaatatgcgaggctcaactagtgcatattcaccctaaataaatgtgaatgttacaatcttagggtgacaaagattattcaattaTAGCAAGATATGTAAGAAACTCTAACATGATGTTCTAGAATTACTATTCATTGTTCCGATACTGTTAATCGAAACATCCGATCAGTGCAAAATGACATATTTGAATATCACGAAATTAACTTAATGCATATACAAATAAGAATATAAGCATGaatatcaaagtaatgcacaagagtaagaaaatacggaaacaaatgatttgttaccgaagttcggATATCCACTGATATCCTACTTCTTCGTTAAGGAAGCTCGGTCgcacttgagccgggtctcttacAACCATTTTTctcacgaggttgcacacatgcactcctcgtTTCCACTAGGGCCAACTCGTCCTCCACTCTGAAAATAAGACTGCTATACCTTTTTGAGTCCTAAGTTAGGATAACATATATGCAGTAAACATGAGTCAAGACTTTCTTATcttaagccctcatgtcatacttttctACACCTGCAGAATACGATATAtaatcacacttgctattttcaataacAAATattgctcagttggagaagactacacaaagatcaaggaagcggaagactacaatgaagacGGAACGTCCTAGATCACGTTGTCCCCAGTCGATTAGTTATGGTGTGCCCTGAAGTTTTTGTTGGAGTTTTCTCGTGTTCTTCCACTGATGTTtaaaactctggtatttatttcaataaagttgtttttgtttgatatagaactgtatatcactgataatataaccgcatgtatgatgaaactgatgctggcatacatgtgaaatgcacttggttattcttttgaaacaccgggtgtgacaagtggtatcagagctatatgTCAGTTGTAGGAACATGACTATAGTAGAAAGGATGTTTGTAGATTTATGATAATCTCgctggagaagatgaagatctgCTTTGGAAGACTTAACGATTAAGATATTCCACTCACTTATGTGCCATTTTGTTTAGTGAGTGAAAGCCTAGCTTTGTATACAACGAACTAGCAAACGTTGTTTGGTGTTTATTAACAAACAAAATATTAAGGGAGGAAGCTGATCGCAAGACAAACCCTAAGGCCACATGCTCTTCCTTCTAATCTCTCTCTAGTCCACCCAAATCTCGGGGCAAGATTTCTTTTAAGGGGGTAGTTTTGTTACACCTCAAAACTTCAAATTTGGGATGTgaacattttaaaacaatagAATAGCATTTTATTATTTAGAAGCCTTTCCTAATTTTTTTGgcatttaaaaaattatttttcccattgataaaatattttatttgagttCAAAACGTTCCAAAATGCCTCTCTGATATAAAATCCTAAACCTAGCCAGACCCAAACCTATCTAAACCCCAGCCCACCCTTCACCACCACCTGGGCCTGTCCCATCTCTCCCCACGGACAAGCTCTTTCACTAAGCAGGTAGCTTCTCCAATCTGGGCTCATTTTtcgaaatcaagatgacatttttagaagttccaatgaatactaaagttgtagatcttttcgagcaTTACTAGATAGAGTCCAAAAatatccaatttggagttcggaCGGTGGAGATATCATCTTTGAACCTGAGCAGTCTGTTTCGTCTTCCACGTGTTCATTTTATCTTTCACCTCCAGCTGTTTCCTCTCCTCACTTCATGGCTAGTCACACCCAGCCCTGTAAATAGGACTAGCATGTCCTCCCTTGCCTCTCCAAGCCCTATCACGCCGCTAGGCTATTGCTATGCCTCACTGTCCTCGCTGCCAGCCACGTTCACCCATGAGAACCCCGATTGACATCATCATTCCCAGCAATCCAAGATGTTCTCCTGGTCATCCTCCACTAATCTCCAAATCAGATCAGCCAAAGGTGCACCGCAGCCACCGGTTCTCTGGTCGTGTCCAAGGCGCGAATTGAACAATCCATCTGCGTTCCTAATGATGCAGCAAAGATCAAGCCACACCACACATGTCACCAAGTAGAACATCGAGGGCACCTCAGGATCCCTGAAGGGCTCGACCATATCTTCATCGGCGCAATAACATGAGCCCGAATTCCAGAGCCTCCGCCGAATTGGATCTTAGATCCTATCACTGTCGGTAAGTTCATGCAGCCCCAACCACCATCATCGTGTTCTCCTTGCCATGTTCTACATCTCTAGTATGATCCCTCTACCAAAAACCTTTTGTAACATGTCAATATTCATTCATGTCTTTTCAACCGCGTCACCGTCGGATGGCATCGACCTCTTGGCGCATCGGCCATCCAAATACAGAGCCCCCTTTCCACCGTGTGCCCTTGGTTTTATTCcaccactccacaaagaagatTAACCCAAGGATCACTGACGCCACCGTCATCTATGTC
It encodes:
- the LOC133901682 gene encoding uncharacterized protein LOC133901682 isoform X1; translated protein: MLLSSRPPPPHLPGQGAAPAPTPTPFLLVLRQRQRRRRHRHNRPHRPVPHASLSDFVASLPSSLALVGPAAVAAAAAVASSFSSWSSFSSSRSSLPPPFPDPEDYNACGDVAGEWILFTSPTPFNRCVLLRCPSVSFEDGGVLFDGVNERLLTEERHYVNLSCGRIPAAPCGDGACDISYQRICIALEDGGVIALDWPDNLDLDKEHGLDSTVLLVPGTPEGSMERSVKMFLVDALKNGYFPIVMNPRGCGGSPITTPRLFTAADSDDVCTAVRFINSKRPWTTLMGVGWGYGANMLTKYLVEVGESTPLTAAACIDNPFDLQEATKSFPHHIALDQKFTAGLVNILRANKELFQGKAKDFNVQKALSASCLRDFDGAISMVSHGFDTLEDFYSENSTRLSVARVKIPLLFMQSDDGTAPLFSVPRSSISENPFTSLLLCSCLHSTIFTFQRYTVLRCQNLALEWLLAVEFALLKGRHPLIKDVDITINPSKGLAFVEPQADDRKAPKRNSFRQQSELILYNNAPHGVNGLLVDSAKVYSGAQNKENGQLNNNSDIDRENRDPDEESGESSEDVEKGQVLQSASLVINMLDATMPGTLDDDQKKEVLVAVEQGETLVKALEEAVPGDVRGKLTTFVTEILHSKRQNFGLDALKRLGWNNVRSTTTKTVAQEKLKDSDNESGLKDYKMVDQNRSSATNGEGDQKDSNMTNDNSPGESIESSQGKPSQTSGHVGTATEMGSEQQPNKSEKSNSGISDSSEEEHRTEHGNETTPKQVLDDQSVANSNGTPRERGQPTDATADQNPQSPAIEKESDTVRTSEDKAANNVNDQSMQVSKTEESKPPPVTVTHALDALTGFDDSTQMAVNSVFGVLENMIDQFEKHDSEKGENPDGNDDGPSVDETESHMRESMDNASSGEDINQTSQEPENSSPGISHSIMSNDDCTCGEGNPNLSIASSAKGTMRYYQGNGAGDHVYTDGMKQVAGLPDYLLDIVVNSYLKAQYAMYLHEFLHTQLELKSPELNSATDLFLDPQEGKWKIADQMDNVQNDISKSGKHSGIMGEIKYAGSSREPSRTDNVIDAPYFNPGKFPDPTYKSNEWNNTVATRSKADNALRETLICFIRDELSCALQIEVGRKLGITDTKQLERSLADDVKQVATQVSKTIVLDCELYSVACVQRNPTTVKFGATHGKNVVEAVSAAIQQSQHLRNILPVGVIVGVTLACLRNYFQVGVSKHDDHLKFTVNSDILSEDFIIRDSSEANIQDSGKANADNNTEKNCGDNQQEMTRSQGQSMMVGAVTAALGASALVAHHQQKKDENHDGMDCTTASSHQKGFVQEESAKLEDTAQEKSQNNLMSSFAEKALSVAAPVVPTKGDGEVDHERLVAVLAEIGQKGGILRFVGKIALLWAGIRGAMSLTDRLISFLRISERPLFQRIMGFSFMVLVLWSPVVLPLLPTLVQSWTISASTGIVGYACIVSLYVSIMTLVMIWGKRIHGYENPVEQYGINIGSTARVREFFQGLVGGVTVVGLVHSISILLGFATFRTGFSSFLARPFDLVKSSSNVFLLALRGFATATSIAVVEEMVFRSWLPEEIAVDLGYSNAILISGLAFSLIHRSLPSVPGFLLLSLVLFGLKQRTQGKLAAPIGLRSGIMTASYLIQSSGVITSKPETPFWMISTYHLHPFDGVIGLSICSLLAILFFPQKPVQKDISV